A part of Pararoseomonas sp. SCSIO 73927 genomic DNA contains:
- a CDS encoding ABC transporter substrate-binding protein: protein MDRRALLGRATLAAGTAAVAAPLAAPAIAQTAQPSLRWRLTSTYPRSLDCIYGAGEVFARAVGELTDDRFRITVHSAGEITPPLQALDAVQAGSVECCHTTSFLYTGKNEAFGFATGLPFGLNTRQQNAWMYEGGGIELLNEVHRKFNVYGMPLGATGAQMGGWFRKALGPASDLQGLKMRIGGLAGQVLSKLGGVPQQLGAGDLYPGLERGTIDAAEWLGPYDDEKLGFVKVAPFYHYPAWWEGGASTYFYVNLDQWNALPKSYQAAIRTACAEATHWMVARYDIRNPDSMRRLIAQGAKLTPFSRDMLDTCYRAWLEIERDLVARNPDFAKVHESWSKHRDDMRTWFRVAELSFDNYVSQASARR, encoded by the coding sequence ATGGATCGTCGCGCCCTTCTCGGCCGCGCCACCCTCGCCGCCGGTACAGCCGCCGTCGCCGCGCCGCTGGCGGCGCCCGCCATCGCGCAGACGGCCCAGCCAAGCCTGCGCTGGCGCCTCACCTCCACCTACCCGCGGTCGCTGGACTGCATCTACGGCGCGGGCGAGGTCTTCGCGCGGGCAGTAGGAGAGCTGACGGACGACCGCTTCCGCATCACCGTCCACTCCGCCGGCGAGATCACCCCGCCGCTCCAGGCGCTGGACGCGGTGCAGGCCGGCAGCGTGGAGTGCTGCCACACCACCAGCTTCCTCTACACCGGCAAGAACGAGGCCTTCGGCTTCGCCACCGGCCTACCCTTCGGCCTGAACACCCGCCAGCAGAACGCCTGGATGTACGAGGGCGGCGGGATCGAGCTGCTGAACGAGGTGCACCGCAAGTTCAACGTCTACGGCATGCCGCTGGGCGCCACGGGCGCGCAGATGGGTGGCTGGTTCCGCAAGGCGCTCGGCCCCGCCTCCGACCTGCAGGGGCTGAAGATGCGGATCGGCGGGCTGGCCGGGCAGGTGCTGTCCAAGCTCGGCGGCGTGCCGCAGCAGCTCGGCGCCGGTGACCTCTATCCCGGCCTGGAGCGCGGCACGATCGACGCCGCCGAGTGGCTCGGCCCCTACGACGACGAGAAGCTGGGCTTCGTGAAGGTCGCGCCCTTCTACCACTACCCGGCTTGGTGGGAGGGCGGTGCCTCCACCTACTTCTACGTCAACCTGGACCAGTGGAACGCCCTGCCCAAGTCCTACCAGGCCGCCATCCGCACGGCCTGCGCGGAGGCGACGCACTGGATGGTCGCGCGCTACGACATCCGCAACCCCGACAGCATGCGCCGCCTGATCGCGCAGGGCGCGAAGCTCACGCCCTTCTCCCGCGACATGCTGGACACCTGCTACCGGGCCTGGCTGGAGATCGAGCGCGACCTCGTGGCCAGGAACCCCGACTTCGCGAAGGTGCATGAGAGCTGGTCGAAGCACCGCGACGACATGCGGACCTGGTTCCGCGTGGCCGAGCTGTCCTTCGACAACTACGTCTCCCAGGCCAGCGCCCGGCGCTGA
- a CDS encoding toxic anion resistance protein, producing the protein MSDNTLQPAPERVAELSTRIDLHDPASITRFGQEAQGRAAAAADAMLGSARSDAVGEAGDSLSKLLSTLRGFDVTKLDERPGLIARLFSRAGTETAAILQRYESVRGQVEAIGDRLDTHRSRLMEDVERLERLYGATLDWFHSLADHVAAGEAVLTRTDAEAIPAAERAAENPADHLAPQRLRDLRAAREDLDRRVHDLRLTRQVAMQALPSIRLIQENDKALAGRIYSVLANTVPLWRTQLAQALALQRMREAGAAVKAATDLTNELLTANAEGLRRANVEVRTEIERGVVDLEAVQKANTALVATIEDSLRIAQEGRTRRQEATKALAQAEGEIRRALIAAKAPAAPTKSGPGAR; encoded by the coding sequence GTGAGCGACAACACGCTGCAGCCCGCGCCGGAGCGCGTGGCCGAGCTCTCAACCCGGATCGACCTGCACGATCCCGCCAGCATCACCCGCTTCGGGCAGGAGGCGCAGGGGCGCGCCGCCGCGGCCGCCGACGCCATGCTCGGCTCCGCCCGCAGCGACGCGGTGGGTGAGGCGGGGGATTCGCTCTCCAAGCTCCTCTCCACCCTGCGCGGCTTCGACGTGACGAAGCTGGACGAGCGCCCCGGCCTGATCGCCCGCCTGTTCAGCCGCGCCGGCACCGAGACCGCCGCCATCCTGCAGCGCTACGAGAGCGTGCGCGGGCAGGTGGAGGCGATCGGCGACCGGCTGGACACGCATCGCAGCCGGCTCATGGAGGATGTGGAGCGGCTGGAGCGGCTCTACGGCGCGACGCTGGACTGGTTCCACTCCCTGGCCGACCACGTGGCGGCGGGGGAGGCGGTTCTGACGCGCACGGACGCCGAGGCGATCCCGGCCGCCGAGCGCGCGGCGGAGAACCCGGCGGACCACCTGGCCCCGCAGCGCCTGCGCGACCTGCGCGCGGCGCGGGAGGATCTGGACCGGCGCGTGCACGACCTGCGGCTCACGCGGCAGGTGGCGATGCAGGCGCTTCCCTCCATCCGGCTGATCCAGGAGAACGATAAGGCGCTGGCCGGCCGGATCTACTCCGTGCTGGCGAACACCGTGCCGCTCTGGCGCACGCAGCTCGCCCAGGCGCTGGCGCTGCAGCGGATGCGGGAGGCGGGGGCGGCGGTGAAGGCCGCGACGGACCTGACGAACGAGCTGCTGACCGCCAATGCGGAGGGGCTGCGCCGCGCCAACGTGGAGGTGCGGACGGAGATCGAGCGCGGGGTGGTGGACCTGGAGGCCGTGCAGAAGGCCAACACCGCCCTTGTCGCCACCATCGAGGATTCGCTCCGCATCGCGCAGGAGGGGCGGACGCGCCGGCAGGAGGCGACGAAGGCCCTGGCCCAGGCGGAGGGCGAGATCCGCCGCGCACTCATCGCGGCGAAGGCGCCGGCGGCGCCCACGAAGTCAGGGCCAGGGGCGCGGTGA
- the rpmG gene encoding 50S ribosomal protein L33, producing the protein MAKSNTIQIRLVSSEDTGYFYVTKKNTRNATGKMEKKKYDPVARKHVVFREAKIK; encoded by the coding sequence ATGGCCAAGTCCAATACCATTCAGATCCGCCTCGTCTCCTCCGAGGACACCGGCTACTTCTACGTGACGAAGAAGAACACGCGGAACGCGACCGGCAAGATGGAGAAGAAGAAGTACGACCCGGTGGCGCGCAAGCACGTCGTCTTCCGCGAGGCCAAGATCAAGTAA
- a CDS encoding S41 family peptidase: protein MAERESPALRRAGRQAMLQAGFEEVFNHLDPYSRYLTPPEAQRGRERHLGATDLGLTLAPGRRREVTISAVVPGSAAERAGLRPGDRVAAADGIALDAEAMDEAHAAMEGAPGSSVLLSVRRGRRRLDVLLTRAAAPQLSVVAQLRDGILWLTLPLFSSATPEQLDRALADIPASAAPLGVVLDLRGNRGGLLQQAIRVADAFIPAGTIAFTDGRHIDSRRQFDTAGPDLAGGRRLVVLVDGRTASAAEVVAAAVGDLGRGVVVGSATMGKGLIQVLVPLPGGAQLALSWSRILAPRGWPLQMLGVLPALCTSNGADALARNLATLGTADSPMTVPLARARAARAPVPGSEVAALRGACPPAEGRDADLAAARAVLERPELYEAALAR from the coding sequence GTGGCGGAGCGCGAATCGCCGGCGCTGCGCCGCGCCGGCCGGCAGGCCATGCTCCAGGCAGGGTTCGAGGAGGTGTTCAACCACCTCGACCCCTACAGCCGCTACCTGACCCCGCCAGAGGCGCAGAGGGGCCGGGAACGCCACCTCGGCGCGACCGACCTCGGCCTCACCCTCGCGCCCGGCCGCCGCCGCGAGGTGACGATCTCCGCGGTGGTGCCGGGCAGCGCCGCCGAGCGCGCCGGCCTCCGCCCCGGAGACCGCGTGGCGGCGGCCGACGGCATCGCCCTGGACGCCGAGGCGATGGACGAGGCCCACGCTGCGATGGAGGGCGCGCCCGGCAGCAGCGTCCTCCTCTCCGTCCGACGCGGCCGCCGTCGGTTGGATGTCCTCCTCACCCGCGCCGCGGCCCCGCAGCTCTCCGTGGTGGCCCAGCTGAGGGATGGGATCCTCTGGCTCACCCTGCCCCTCTTCTCCTCCGCGACGCCGGAACAGCTGGACCGCGCCCTCGCCGATATCCCCGCCTCGGCCGCCCCGCTCGGCGTGGTGCTGGACCTGCGCGGCAACCGCGGCGGCCTCCTGCAGCAGGCCATCCGGGTCGCGGACGCCTTCATCCCCGCCGGAACCATCGCCTTCACCGATGGGCGGCACATCGACTCCCGCCGCCAGTTCGACACGGCGGGGCCCGACCTTGCCGGCGGCCGCCGCCTCGTCGTGCTCGTGGACGGCCGCACCGCCTCCGCCGCGGAGGTGGTGGCCGCGGCCGTCGGCGATCTCGGCCGGGGGGTGGTGGTGGGGAGCGCCACCATGGGCAAGGGGCTGATCCAGGTTCTCGTGCCCCTGCCCGGCGGCGCGCAGCTGGCGCTCTCCTGGTCCCGCATCCTCGCGCCGCGCGGCTGGCCCCTGCAGATGCTCGGCGTCCTGCCCGCCCTCTGCACCAGCAACGGGGCGGATGCCCTGGCGCGCAACCTCGCCACCCTCGGCACGGCCGACAGCCCCATGACGGTCCCGCTCGCCCGCGCCCGCGCCGCCCGCGCGCCGGTGCCGGGCAGCGAGGTTGCCGCCCTGCGCGGCGCCTGCCCGCCCGCAGAAGGGCGCGACGCCGACCTCGCGGCCGCGCGGGCCGTGCTGGAGCGGCCGGAGCTCTACGAGGCCGCCCTCGCCCGCTGA
- a CDS encoding M15 family metallopeptidase encodes MPHPRRALLAGLLAAAGTARANGTEAERIARLVRAYPDHLAGVEGDLLVWRDGARMLIGAGLPERSFEAMLHDATIADQMRQPYRPGPPDGPPPRDFSPGRIRSTAFFTRMYGECRAGGVPTRGAAWLGRQTLAMTTVNGVADRLERVAASLEGMPDRFRAYLVPSAGTLSCRGVADTGLVSMHAFGAAIDINTRHSDYWHWARARGDGEIPYRNRIPFEIVEAFEVERFIWGGKWYHYDTMHFEYRPELFG; translated from the coding sequence ATGCCCCATCCCCGCCGCGCCCTCCTGGCCGGCCTCCTGGCCGCCGCGGGCACAGCGCGGGCGAATGGGACGGAGGCGGAGCGGATCGCGCGCCTGGTGCGCGCCTATCCCGACCATCTGGCGGGGGTGGAGGGCGACCTTCTGGTCTGGCGGGACGGGGCGCGGATGCTGATCGGCGCCGGGCTGCCGGAGCGGTCCTTCGAGGCTATGCTCCACGACGCGACGATCGCCGACCAGATGCGGCAGCCCTACCGCCCGGGCCCGCCGGACGGACCCCCGCCGCGGGACTTCAGCCCGGGGCGCATCCGCAGCACCGCCTTCTTCACCCGCATGTATGGGGAGTGCCGCGCGGGCGGAGTCCCCACGCGCGGCGCGGCGTGGCTGGGCCGCCAGACGCTGGCGATGACAACCGTGAACGGGGTGGCGGACCGGCTGGAACGGGTGGCGGCCTCGCTGGAGGGCATGCCCGACCGGTTCCGGGCCTATCTCGTGCCCTCGGCCGGGACGCTGAGCTGCCGGGGGGTGGCCGATACGGGGCTGGTGAGCATGCACGCCTTCGGCGCCGCCATCGACATCAACACCCGCCACTCGGATTACTGGCATTGGGCCCGCGCGCGGGGGGACGGCGAGATCCCCTACCGGAACCGCATTCCCTTCGAGATCGTGGAGGCCTTCGAGGTGGAGCGCTTCATCTGGGGCGGCAAATGGTACCACTACGACACCATGCACTTCGAGTACCGGCCGGAGCTGTTCGGCTAG
- a CDS encoding alcohol dehydrogenase, whose product MRAWAVVETGQPLQEKDWPTPEPKGAEVLVEVTHCGVCHSDLHIWEGGYDLGSRGRLSMQDRGMTLPLVMGHEIAGRVAAVGPEATGVAVGEAKVVFPWIGCGRCEACAREEDNTCPNPPRTIGIYRQGGYATHVLVPDAKYLVPVDGVDPAVAATYACSGITVHAAIRKLGELPPDRPVVLVGAGGLGLSAIHMLRALGHRRIVSVDVSAEKLEAARAAGATETVLGGQDGAETTRAIVAACGGPAPAVIDLVNGSATARFAFDALGKGGKLIQVGLFGGEVTLPLPIMAIRALTLQGSYVGSLADLRAVMGLAKAGKLAPLPVATAPMPEANAVLERLRDGKVTGRVVLRAEAA is encoded by the coding sequence ATGCGCGCCTGGGCGGTGGTGGAGACGGGACAGCCCCTGCAGGAGAAGGACTGGCCGACGCCGGAGCCGAAGGGCGCCGAGGTGCTGGTGGAGGTGACGCATTGCGGCGTCTGCCACTCCGACCTGCACATCTGGGAGGGCGGCTACGACCTGGGCAGCCGCGGCCGCCTCTCCATGCAGGACCGGGGCATGACCCTGCCGCTGGTGATGGGCCACGAGATCGCCGGCCGCGTGGCCGCGGTGGGGCCGGAGGCGACCGGCGTCGCCGTGGGCGAGGCGAAGGTGGTGTTCCCCTGGATCGGCTGCGGCCGGTGCGAGGCCTGCGCGCGGGAGGAGGACAACACGTGCCCCAACCCGCCCCGCACCATCGGCATCTACCGGCAGGGCGGCTATGCCACCCATGTCCTGGTGCCGGACGCCAAGTACCTCGTGCCGGTGGACGGGGTGGATCCCGCCGTCGCCGCCACCTACGCCTGTTCCGGCATCACCGTGCACGCGGCCATCCGGAAGCTGGGCGAGCTGCCGCCGGACCGGCCGGTGGTGCTGGTGGGCGCGGGCGGGCTGGGGCTGAGCGCGATCCACATGCTGCGGGCGCTGGGGCACCGGCGGATCGTCTCCGTCGATGTCTCCGCGGAGAAGCTGGAGGCGGCGCGGGCGGCCGGCGCGACGGAGACGGTGCTGGGCGGCCAGGACGGCGCGGAGACGACAAGGGCCATCGTCGCGGCCTGCGGCGGGCCGGCCCCGGCGGTGATCGACCTGGTGAACGGCAGCGCGACGGCTCGCTTCGCCTTCGACGCGCTGGGCAAGGGGGGCAAGCTGATCCAGGTCGGGCTGTTCGGGGGCGAGGTGACGCTGCCCCTGCCGATTATGGCCATCCGTGCCCTGACGCTGCAGGGGTCCTATGTCGGCTCGCTCGCGGACCTGCGGGCGGTGATGGGGCTGGCGAAGGCCGGGAAGCTGGCGCCGCTTCCCGTCGCGACGGCGCCCATGCCGGAGGCGAACGCCGTGCTGGAGCGGCTGCGCGACGGCAAGGTGACGGGCCGCGTGGTGCTGCGGGCCGAGGCCGCCTGA
- the topA gene encoding type I DNA topoisomerase, protein MTDVVVVESPAKAKTINKYLGSDYHVLASFGHVRDLPAKDGSVRPEEDFAMDWSSEDRGEKQVREIAQALKAGHSKRLYLATDPDREGEAISWHVRQMLEDRRALKGVEVHRITFNEITKRAVQHAIENPRELDVPLIDAYLARRALDYLVGFTLSPVLWRKLPGSRSAGRVQSVALRLITDRESEIEVFKAREYWTVEAAFRTPAGAPFTARLTHLEGKRLDQFDLPNEAEAHRAKALVEGGSYTVSAVEKKRVRRNPPPPFTTSTLQQESSRKLGFGAQATMRLAQQLYEGVDIGGETVGLITYMRTDGVQMSREAISAIRDHVKDEFGDNYLPAAPREYSSKAKNAQEAHEAVRPTDVGRTPQEVARYLNPEQRRLYDLVWKRAVASQMQSAEMDQTAVDIDDAAGKARLRATGQVIAFDGYLKLYREDIDDAKLAADDENRTLPPLNEGEQPKRGDVTASQHFTQPPPRYTEASLVKKMEELGIGRPSTYASILQTLQDRDYVRLESRRFIPEDRGRLVTAFLVSFFERYVDTGFTAALEEKLDDISGGRAEWRQVMHEFWDQFRGAVDATKDLKISDVIDELDEDLGPHFFPQRADGADPRGCPRCQQEGRGAGRLGLRLGRTGAFIGCSNYPECRYTRPLAVPGADGEAAEGEGGDRGLGTDPTTGQEISLRRGPYGLYVQLGEPGVDAKGKPTKPRRASLPRGMDPDTLTLERAIALLNMPRIVGMHPETGEEISANLGRFGPYLKMGALSQSLQPGDDVLSIGMNRAMELLANAKPRGIALGSHPKDGAPVEVKRGRFGPFAQHGQTVASLPRGTEMESFTLDQAVALLAEKGKVLAPKKGAGGRKAAPAKGAKKPAAAGDEAAPKAAPAKAAAKPKAAAKKPAATAKAAKPAARAKRSG, encoded by the coding sequence ATGACGGATGTCGTCGTCGTCGAATCGCCCGCAAAGGCGAAGACCATCAACAAGTACCTGGGCAGCGACTACCACGTCCTGGCCAGCTTCGGGCACGTGCGCGACCTGCCGGCCAAGGACGGCTCCGTCCGGCCGGAGGAGGATTTCGCCATGGACTGGTCCTCCGAGGACCGGGGCGAGAAGCAGGTGCGCGAGATCGCCCAGGCCCTGAAGGCCGGGCACTCCAAGCGCCTCTACCTCGCCACCGACCCGGATCGCGAAGGCGAGGCCATCTCCTGGCACGTCCGCCAGATGCTGGAGGACCGGCGCGCCCTGAAGGGGGTGGAAGTCCACCGCATCACCTTCAACGAGATCACCAAGCGCGCGGTCCAGCACGCCATCGAGAACCCGCGCGAGCTCGATGTTCCCCTGATCGACGCCTATCTGGCCCGGCGCGCGCTGGACTACCTGGTGGGGTTCACCCTCTCCCCCGTGCTGTGGCGGAAGCTTCCGGGCTCCCGCTCCGCGGGCCGGGTCCAGTCCGTCGCGCTGCGCCTGATCACCGACCGGGAGTCGGAGATCGAGGTCTTCAAGGCGCGGGAATACTGGACGGTGGAGGCCGCCTTCCGCACGCCGGCCGGCGCCCCCTTCACGGCGCGCCTGACCCACCTCGAGGGCAAGAGGCTCGATCAGTTCGACCTGCCGAACGAGGCCGAGGCCCACCGCGCCAAGGCTTTGGTCGAGGGCGGCAGCTACACCGTCTCCGCGGTGGAGAAGAAGCGCGTCCGCCGCAACCCGCCGCCGCCCTTCACCACCTCCACCCTGCAGCAGGAATCCTCCCGCAAGCTCGGCTTCGGCGCCCAGGCCACGATGCGCCTGGCCCAGCAGCTCTATGAGGGGGTGGACATCGGCGGGGAGACTGTCGGCCTCATCACCTACATGCGGACCGACGGCGTGCAGATGTCGCGGGAGGCGATCTCCGCCATCCGCGACCACGTGAAGGACGAGTTCGGGGACAACTACCTGCCTGCCGCGCCGCGCGAGTACTCCTCCAAGGCGAAGAACGCCCAGGAGGCGCACGAGGCCGTGCGCCCGACGGATGTGGGCCGCACGCCGCAGGAGGTGGCGCGCTACCTCAACCCCGAGCAGCGCCGCCTCTACGACCTCGTCTGGAAGCGCGCGGTCGCGTCCCAGATGCAGTCCGCCGAGATGGACCAGACGGCGGTGGACATCGACGACGCGGCGGGCAAGGCCCGGCTGCGCGCCACCGGGCAGGTCATCGCCTTCGACGGCTACCTCAAGCTGTACCGCGAGGATATCGACGACGCGAAGCTGGCGGCGGACGACGAGAACCGCACCCTGCCCCCGCTGAACGAGGGCGAGCAGCCCAAGCGCGGCGACGTGACGGCGAGCCAGCACTTCACCCAGCCCCCGCCCCGCTACACGGAAGCGAGCCTGGTGAAGAAGATGGAGGAGCTCGGCATCGGCCGCCCCTCCACCTACGCCTCGATCCTCCAGACCCTCCAGGACCGCGACTACGTGCGGCTGGAGAGCCGGCGCTTCATCCCCGAGGATCGCGGCCGCCTCGTCACCGCCTTCCTCGTCTCCTTCTTCGAGCGCTACGTGGACACGGGCTTCACCGCCGCGCTGGAGGAGAAGCTGGACGACATCTCCGGCGGCCGCGCCGAGTGGCGCCAGGTGATGCACGAGTTCTGGGACCAGTTCCGTGGCGCCGTGGACGCCACCAAGGACCTGAAAATCAGCGACGTCATCGACGAGCTGGACGAGGACCTCGGCCCGCACTTCTTCCCGCAGCGCGCGGACGGCGCGGACCCGCGCGGCTGCCCGCGGTGCCAGCAGGAGGGCCGCGGGGCCGGCCGGCTGGGCCTGCGACTGGGCCGGACGGGCGCCTTCATCGGCTGCTCCAACTACCCGGAGTGCCGCTACACCCGCCCGCTGGCCGTGCCCGGCGCGGACGGCGAGGCGGCCGAGGGCGAGGGCGGCGACCGCGGCCTGGGCACGGATCCGACGACCGGGCAGGAGATCTCTCTCCGGCGCGGCCCCTATGGCCTCTACGTCCAGCTCGGCGAGCCGGGGGTGGACGCGAAGGGCAAGCCGACCAAGCCCCGGCGCGCCTCCCTGCCCCGCGGCATGGACCCGGACACGCTGACGCTGGAGCGGGCGATCGCGCTCCTCAACATGCCGCGCATCGTTGGCATGCACCCGGAGACGGGGGAGGAGATCAGCGCCAATCTCGGCCGCTTCGGCCCCTACCTGAAGATGGGTGCCCTCTCGCAAAGCCTGCAGCCCGGCGACGACGTGCTCTCCATCGGTATGAACCGGGCGATGGAGCTGCTGGCCAACGCCAAGCCGCGCGGCATCGCGCTCGGCTCGCACCCCAAGGATGGTGCCCCGGTCGAGGTGAAGCGCGGCCGCTTCGGCCCCTTCGCCCAGCACGGCCAGACCGTCGCCTCCCTGCCCCGCGGGACGGAGATGGAGAGCTTCACGCTCGATCAGGCCGTCGCGCTGCTGGCCGAGAAGGGCAAGGTCCTCGCGCCGAAGAAGGGCGCCGGTGGCCGCAAGGCGGCCCCGGCGAAGGGGGCGAAGAAGCCCGCCGCGGCTGGGGACGAGGCCGCGCCGAAGGCCGCCCCCGCCAAGGCAGCCGCGAAGCCGAAGGCTGCGGCGAAGAAGCCGGCCGCCACCGCCAAGGCGGCGAAGCCCGCGGCCCGCGCCAAGCGGTCCGGCTGA
- the rnr gene encoding ribonuclease R, protein MFRSKRLPRIGGAPRPRAAEGEPNPMPSREELRAFIRTATGRVGKTEIARHFGLSTDQRPALRELMAALKEEGSIAPIGRRTIRHSANLPDMAALEVFGTDADGDPMARPITWEGSEKPVVYMRPERAGQPALAPGDRVLARITRLGPNKYEGRTFKRIGTGSPSRVLGVFSAGMVEPVDRRSRANWVVPPGEENGARDGDLVQAEPIAGGTRERLFGPKPARIVEILGSMDDPKSVSRLVIAAHRIPDEFPEEVVQAAERARAVPLGNRDDLRDTPLVTIDGEDARDFDDAVFAEPQEDGWRVLVAIADVAHYVRPQRSAEGAPLDREAWHRGNSVYFPDRVVPMLPEALSNGWCSLKRGEDRGCLYVEMHFDSEGNKTGHRFGRGLMRSAARLTYERVQAARDAGEDLGLEPGHVARLYGAFAALLAARTRRGTLDLDIAERRVILGPDGKVVSIAPRARLDSHRLIEEFMVAANVCAAEELERLHQPCMYRIHDRPSDEKMETLRGFLSGFGFSLPPSDKVRPRDFAGILEKTRETPESRLISETILRGQSQAEYNPENIGHFGLALPRYAHFTSPIRRYADLLVHRALIRGLKLGDDGLTEEEAASMPDTGEHITKTERRAALAERDAVDRYLAAYMADRVGAHFPARVSGVTRFGLFVTLEENGASGIVPMSALPDDQWFHEEAAMRLVGRRTGLSFSLGQEVEVRLAEAVPRTGSLSFQLLQGDPRAGGGGPGVRHPAPPRGRQRITDRKQKDREPKDRKPKDGAPARPGKGKRPR, encoded by the coding sequence ATGTTCCGCAGCAAGCGCCTGCCCCGCATCGGCGGGGCGCCCCGGCCCCGCGCGGCGGAGGGGGAGCCGAACCCGATGCCCAGCCGGGAGGAGCTGCGCGCCTTCATCCGCACCGCCACCGGCCGGGTGGGCAAGACGGAGATCGCCCGCCACTTCGGCCTCTCCACGGACCAGCGCCCCGCCCTGCGCGAGCTGATGGCCGCGCTGAAGGAGGAGGGCAGCATCGCCCCGATCGGCCGGCGCACCATCCGCCACTCCGCCAACCTGCCGGACATGGCCGCGCTGGAGGTCTTCGGCACGGACGCGGATGGCGACCCCATGGCCCGCCCCATCACCTGGGAGGGGTCGGAGAAACCCGTCGTCTACATGCGGCCGGAGCGCGCGGGGCAGCCCGCCCTGGCCCCGGGCGACCGGGTGCTGGCCCGCATCACCCGCCTCGGCCCCAACAAGTACGAGGGCCGCACCTTCAAGCGCATCGGCACCGGTTCGCCCTCCCGCGTGCTCGGCGTTTTCAGCGCGGGCATGGTGGAGCCCGTGGACCGCCGCTCCCGCGCCAACTGGGTCGTGCCGCCGGGCGAGGAGAACGGGGCCAGGGACGGCGACCTGGTGCAGGCCGAGCCGATCGCCGGCGGCACGCGGGAACGCCTCTTCGGCCCCAAGCCCGCCCGGATCGTCGAGATCCTGGGCTCGATGGACGACCCGAAATCCGTCTCCCGCCTCGTCATCGCGGCCCATCGCATCCCCGACGAGTTCCCGGAGGAGGTGGTGCAGGCCGCCGAGCGCGCGAGGGCGGTGCCGCTCGGCAATCGCGACGACCTGCGCGACACCCCCCTCGTGACCATCGACGGCGAGGACGCCCGCGACTTCGACGACGCCGTCTTCGCGGAGCCGCAGGAGGATGGCTGGCGCGTCCTCGTCGCCATCGCCGACGTGGCGCACTACGTCCGCCCCCAAAGGTCTGCAGAGGGGGCCCCGCTGGACCGCGAGGCCTGGCACCGCGGCAACTCCGTGTACTTCCCCGACCGCGTCGTGCCGATGCTGCCCGAGGCGCTCTCCAACGGCTGGTGCAGCCTGAAGCGGGGTGAGGATCGCGGCTGCCTCTACGTCGAGATGCATTTCGACAGCGAGGGGAACAAGACCGGCCACCGCTTCGGCCGCGGCCTGATGCGCAGCGCCGCCCGCCTGACCTATGAGCGGGTTCAGGCCGCGCGCGACGCCGGCGAGGACCTCGGGCTGGAACCCGGCCACGTCGCCCGCCTCTACGGCGCCTTCGCGGCGCTGCTGGCGGCTCGCACCCGGCGCGGCACGCTGGACCTCGACATCGCGGAGCGCCGCGTCATCCTCGGCCCGGACGGCAAGGTGGTCTCCATCGCCCCCCGCGCGCGTCTCGACAGCCACCGGCTGATCGAGGAGTTCATGGTGGCCGCCAATGTCTGCGCCGCCGAGGAGCTGGAACGCCTTCACCAGCCCTGCATGTACCGCATCCACGACCGTCCCTCGGACGAGAAGATGGAGACGCTGCGGGGCTTCCTCTCCGGCTTCGGCTTCTCCCTTCCGCCCTCCGACAAGGTCCGCCCGCGCGACTTCGCCGGCATTCTGGAGAAGACGCGGGAGACCCCGGAATCCCGCCTGATCAGCGAGACGATCCTGCGCGGCCAGTCCCAGGCGGAGTACAACCCGGAGAACATCGGCCATTTCGGCCTCGCCCTGCCGCGCTACGCCCATTTCACCAGCCCCATCCGCCGCTACGCGGACCTGCTGGTCCACCGCGCCCTCATCCGCGGCCTGAAGCTCGGGGACGACGGGCTGACGGAGGAGGAGGCGGCCTCCATGCCCGACACGGGCGAGCACATCACGAAGACCGAGCGCCGCGCCGCATTGGCCGAGCGGGACGCGGTGGACCGCTATCTCGCCGCCTACATGGCGGACCGGGTCGGCGCGCACTTCCCCGCGCGCGTTTCGGGGGTGACACGCTTCGGCCTCTTCGTGACACTGGAGGAGAACGGCGCCAGCGGGATCGTCCCGATGAGCGCCCTGCCGGACGACCAATGGTTCCACGAGGAAGCGGCGATGCGCCTGGTCGGCCGCCGCACGGGGCTGAGCTTCAGCCTGGGCCAGGAGGTGGAAGTCCGGCTGGCCGAGGCGGTGCCCCGCACGGGCAGCCTTTCCTTCCAGCTCCTCCAGGGCGATCCCCGCGCCGGCGGGGGTGGGCCGGGTGTGCGCCACCCCGCCCCGCCGCGCGGCCGCCAGAGGATCACGGACCGCAAGCAGAAGGACCGCGAGCCGAAGGACCGCAAGCCGAAGGACGGGGCGCCCGCCCGGCCCGGCAAGGGCAAGCGCCCGCGCTGA